From Rutidosis leptorrhynchoides isolate AG116_Rl617_1_P2 chromosome 3, CSIRO_AGI_Rlap_v1, whole genome shotgun sequence, a single genomic window includes:
- the LOC139899205 gene encoding protein LOW PSII ACCUMULATION 1, chloroplastic-like, whose amino-acid sequence MSTMAQLAIVTTGCNKLHQTYKCFGFSFNINSQNSILSTIRTVTVINRAKVPLSITCSASKPSSSTEISSQARIRSEVLTPFRSVRMFFYITFVAQASLGGLIATTQLIGALANPSRADTVIDIAKGLGIDIGAAALFGFLYNRENKIKNAQMARLSREENLAKLKLRVDEKKIISVSEFRGLARLVIVAGPSSFINEAFKLSETFSEQLVERGVLVVPFSTDGNAPTFEFDESDDVKELTNKRKRLWQLVPVLTPEWSDWLDDQKKLANVSPESPVYLSLRLDGRVRGSYAFVAQLPPVKGMWSGLLDGMDGRV is encoded by the exons ATGTCTACGATGGCACAACTCGCTATCGTAACTACCGGTTGCAATAAACTTCATCAAACATACAAATGCTTTGGTTTCTCCTTCAATATCAACAGCCAAAACTCTATCCTCTCCACCATCCGTACAGTTACAGTTATAAACAGAGCTAAAGTTCCTTTATCTATCACTTGCTCGGCCTCTAAACCCTCCTCCTCAACCGAAATCAG TTCTCAAGCCAGGATTAGGAGTGAAGTCCTTACACCCTTTAGATCCGTGCGAATGTTCTTTTACATTACTTTCGTTGCACAAGCTTCGTTAGGTGGACTAATTGCTACTACACAACTTATTGGTGCACTCGCTAATCCTTCGCGAGCCGATACGGttattgatatcgctaagggtctCGGGATAGATATAGGAGCTGCAGCTTTATTCGGGTTTTTATATAACAGAGAAAACAAAATCAAGAACGCGCAAATGGCGAGGTTATCAAGAGAAGAAAACCTCGCAAAACTTAAACTGCGTGTAGATGAAAAGAAGATTATTTCTGTGAGTGAGTTTAGAGGACTTGCGCGTCTTGTGATTGTTGCTGGACCTTCATCGTTTATAAACGAGGCTTTTAAACTTAGTGAGACGTTTAGTGAACAACTTGTAGAACGAGGTGTGCTTGTGGTGCCTTTTTCGACCGATGGAAATGCACCTACTTTTGAGTTTGATGAGAGTGATGATGTTAAGGAGTTAACGAATAAAAGGAAAAGGTTGTGGCAGCTTGTACCTGTACTTACGCCCGAATGGTCCGA CTGGCTTGATGACCAGAAGAAATTGGCAAACGTATCACCTGAATCTCCTGT GTATTTATCCCTTCGGTTGGATGGTCGTGTTCGTGGAAGTTATGCTTTTGTAGCACAATTACCTCCGGTTAAAGGAATGTGGTCTGGCCTTCTCGATGGCATGGATGGAAGAGTATAG